The Micropterus dolomieu isolate WLL.071019.BEF.003 ecotype Adirondacks linkage group LG14, ASM2129224v1, whole genome shotgun sequence DNA segment taatccacagaaaattattaaaaactgtAACAATAATCGattaagacacaaaaatgccactaaaacaatcaataacactttaactgattttaaaaagtagCATTAGCTACAGCCCATATAACCATATCATTTCAATTAGCACTAATAACTGTACACAGtgtataattacatttattacatgGTTTCAAGAACTCAAAACTAaaagtaaattacattacattatgtaATGTTAAAGTACTTGGAAATCTTtcttaaaatacagattaaGCAGATCATGTTTGTACTTAATGTTATTTGTGttggaaatacagaaaaatattaatattaatgttaatgtagTAAGACAGATCTGTACTTACTGATTGTCAGATTGTGGCTACACTGTTGAAAGCGTGTGGAATTTCTTTCATACACAAGAGACACTGTATAGGTTGCACCGGGGTAAAGACCAGAAAATGACACATTGCGACCTCCAGGACTAACATGAGTTTCCGATTTATTAGTGGCTGTTGCATTCGAGAACAAGCCTTCAATCACTCCTTGGATCgatgagttagtaacatgccaGGACACATTGGTACAGTCTATGgctgaaatgaaagagaaaataaatgcagACAAAAGCCTATAAAGCACATGATTCGATCAAAAAAAATACTAACTTAAGTTTACCAGAAACAGGACTTGTAGGCTCTTTGTTAATTTACACATAAAACAATACTGTGTTATTCATATCACAACAGATTTTGAGTTTGTCAGAGAGAAGGCATGTATATTTACCTGTCACTATGAAGCCTTTATAAGGAGTGCTGTTGAGTCCAGAGAATACCGTGGTCACGCTGAATGCATACTCTGTTCCAGGCTGGAGAGATTGCGATGACTGTGACACAACATTCAAGGATCCATCTTGGTGAACTTGAAAGGTTTCCCCATTAATTTGAAGAATGTAGTTCCAGTTTTTCCCCACATCCACATTCCACTGCAGGGTTATGCTGGTAACAGAGCGTTCAGTCACATTGACCAAAGCCACCATTGTGGGAACTGATGAAAAGGGGGGGAAAAGCCATCACTCACCATaaaattaattcaattaaattttatttatgtacggccaattcataacagatattatctcattgcactttgcatatagagcaggtctagaccgtactcttttTAATAGTATTTGCAGTGACCAACAGGCTAGTGACAGCCTAGTTAATCCTTTAGAAGTTAGACCCCTGTGTAGATTTATCTCAAATATCTAGGCAGTAACAAGAACAAGTCCAGGTCACTATCTACTGGCTGTTGTGTGTTCAATTCAACTCCAGTTATAAGCATCTAAATTTGACTTTGCTGTGCAGTAATTACTATTCATCTGTTAATTCATGTAATGTAAAGAAACATTAGTCCCTCAAAATCCTATGTTTGTTGaaagtttcattttacattcattttactaGAGATTGGTGGGACTATTTGTTAACGTGTAGTTGTAGGTAAAGTTAAATATAACAATTTGTGTATGATGATTTGTGTTGCATATCGCAAGCAAAATACTTGGCTCTAAGTGTATACAGGTCACCTCCATCAAACGCCACATGACTCCCTCAAACACAGTGATGGGagtgaaattacattttgtctCAGCAGTAAGCAAATGGATGACACATAACTGGTGCCTCTAATAAAATTAACTTGACCTTAACAAGACTGGCATTGTTATCACATTCTAGGATGTAAGTTGAGATGCTGTTAACCTTGCCCCATATCAGAATTATACTACTCTCATTTTGTGTCAACGCGGTCACATTCTTAACATTTTCAGAAGCTGAAAgtcactgatttatttttaaatgaaagcatATAACTATCATGATTTGatgttatttcttttaaatttattttcattcttatATTTTTTCATGAACATATTAGGTGAGCAACAACcatttgcaaataaaatgtaagcTGTTGTATCAACGTTAAATAAACTAGAAAGAGACAGGTTTTGAAAGTATCTAAttaaaaaaatcccaccccctcccttgaGCCCTTCCTCCAAAGACATtcctccaaaacacattttcatgtgcagtgagtgcacGGGCAGAGTGCATGCAGGTAGACAAGCAGACAAGCCAGCCAATCATATTATTCGGATAAGGAAAGACATCTTACCAGTGACTGCAGTGATGTTTACTCCACTACttctgacattttcaaacacagTGAAGAGACTGAAATTGTATTTATTCCCACTTGTGAGTTCTATGATTGTATGTGTCACGTGTTCTTGTCCATCTGATGCAGTGACGTTTATTTCGCTTCCATTGAACAAAATGATATAGCTGAGGGTGCCATTCACTTTCTTCCATTGCAGATTTATACTGGTCTCATTTTGTCCAACTGATTTGAACTCCTCTGAGTTACGAGGAGCTGGAATGTAAAGAAACACAATGAAGGAATTGTCAGAGAATTGTATTTAAAAAGTTATGTTTTGTGCAGTTTATTTTCAAACAATTAATACGTTGCATTCAATTCCATTATTTTATCTGCAACAGTCCAAAATATTAAGTGAGCAACACCCCTCTGGTACTGAGACACTTTAAATTAGATAATATTACAGAGCTTTATCCTGGCTCTTGTTGGAGCCTTTGTCCGAGGAAAAACATCTTACCAGTGACTGCAGTGATGTTTACTCCACTACTTCTtacattttcaaacacagtGAAGAGAATGAAATCGTATTTAGTCCCACTTGTGAGTTCTATGATTGTATGTGTCACGTGTTCTTGTCTCTCTGATGCAATGACGTTTATTTCGCTTCCATTGAACAAAATGATATAGCTGAGGGTGCCATTCACTTTCTTCCATTGCAGATTTATACTGGTCTCATTTTGTCCAACTGATTTGAACTCTTCTGAGTTACGAGGAGCTGGAATGTAAAGAAACACAATGAAGGAATTGTCAGAGAATTGTATTTAAAAAGTTATGTTTtgtgcagtttatttttaaactataaGTTTAattatatttgattattttatctGCAACAGTCCAAAATATTAAGTGAGCAACACCCCTCTGGTACTGAGACACTTTAAATTAGATAATATTACAGAGCTTTATCCTGGCTCTTGTTGGAGCCTTTGTCCGAGGAAAAACATCTTACCAGTGACTGCAGTGATGTTTACTCCACTACTTCTtacattttcaaacacagtGAAGAGACTGAAATCGTATTTAGTCCCACTTGTGAGTTCTACGATTGTATGTGTCACGTGTTCTTGTCCATCTGATGCAGTGACGTTTATCTTGCTtccattgaaaaaaattatatagcTGAGGATGCCATTCACTTTCTTCCATTGCAGAGTTATACTGGTCTCATTTTGTCCAACTGATTTGAACTCTTCTGAGTTACGAGGAGCTGGAatgtaaagaaacaaaatgaaggAATTGTCAGAGAATTGTAAAAAGTTATGTTTTGTGCAGTTTATTTTCAAACGAATAGCAAAGTTGCATTCAATTCCATTATTTTAACTGCAACAGTCAAAAATATTAAGTGAGCAACACCCCTCTGGTACTGAGACACTTTAAATTAGATAATGTTACAGAGCTTTATCCTGGCTCTTGTTGGAGCCTTTGTCCGAGGAAAAACATCTTACCAGTGACTGCAGTGATGTTTACTCCACTACTTCTtacattttcaaacacagtGAAGAGACTGAAATCGTATTTAGTCCCACTTGTGAGTTCTACGATTGTATGTGTCACGTGTTCTTGTCCATCTGATGCAGTGACGTTTATCTTGCTtccattgaaaaaaattatatagcTGAGGATGCCATTCACTTTCTTCCATTGCAGAGTTATACTGGTCTCATTTTGTCCAACTGATTTGAACTCTTCTGAGTTATGAGGAGCTGGAATGCAAAGAAACACAATGAAGGAATTGTCAGAGAATTGTATTTAAAAAGTTATGTTTTGTGCAGTTTATTTTCAAACAATTAATACGTTGCATTAAATTCCATTATTTTATCTGCAACAGTCCAAAATATTAAGTGAGCAACACCCCTCTGGTACTGAGACACTTTAAATTAGATAATGTTACAGAGCTTTATCCTGGCTCTTGTTGGAGCCTTTGTCCGAGGAAAAACATCTTACCAGTGCCTGCAGTGATGTTTACTCCACTACTTCTtacattttcaaacacagtGAAGAGAATGAAATCGTATTTAGTCCCACTTGTGAGTTCCATGATTGTATGTGTCACATGTTCTTGTCCCTCTGATGCAGTGACGTTTATCTCGTTTCCATTGAACAAAATGATATAACTGAGGGCTTCTTTCACTTTCTTCCACTGCAGAGTTATACTGGTCTCATTTTGTCCAACTGATTTGAACTCCTCTGAGTTACGAGGAGCTGGAATGCAAAGAAACACAATGAAGGAATTGTCAGAGAATTGTATTTAAAAAGTTATGTTTTGTGCAGTTTATTTTCAAACAATTAATACGTTGCATTAAATTCCATTATTTTATCTGCAACAGTCCAAAATATTAAGTGAGCAACACCCCTCTGGTACTGAGACACTTTAAATTAGATAATATTACAGAGCTTTATCCTGGCTCTTGTTGGAGCCTTTGTCCGAGGAAAAACATCTTACCAGTGACTGCAGTGATGTTTACTCCACCACTTGTtacattttcaaacacagtGAAGAGACTGAAATCGTATTTAGTCCCACTTGTGAGTTCTACGATTGTATGTGTCACGTGTTCTTGTCTCTCCGATGCAGTGACGTTTATCACCTTTCCATTGAACTCAAGTACATAGTTGAGGATGCCATTCACTTTCTTCCACTGCAGAGTTATACTGGTCTCATTTTGTCCAACTGATTTGAACTCCTCTGAGTTATGAGGAGCTGGAATGCAAAGAAACACAATGAAGGAATTATCAGAGAATtgtatttaaaatcgtatttagTCTCAATGGTAAGTTTCGAGATTGTGTGTGTCACTAATTGTCCCCCTGATGCAGCGACGTTTATCACCTTTCCAAAAAACTCAAGTACATAGTTGAAGTTTTCTTtcacttcattttcatttactttattcCACTCCAGAGTTATGCTGGTCTCAGTTTGGTTAACTGATTTGAACTCTTTTGCGTTAGGAAGAGCTGGAACATGAACGATATGATGAAGAAACTggagtttttaaaatgacaagatattcctaataaaatgttttgttttgtgtagttttccaaacaaacaacaatatgTTGCATTAAATTAGATATTAAATTATAATACTGAAATCGTATTTAGTCCCATTGGTAAGTtcagtgattgtgtgtgtcaCTAGTTTTCCCTCTGATGCAGTGACGTTTATCTCCTTTCCATTGAACTCAAATGTATAGTTCAAACTGACATTTACTTTGTTCCACTGCAGAGTTATACTGGTCTCAGTTTGGTTAGCTGATTTGAACTCTTTTGGGTTAGGAGGAGCCAGGATGTAAAAGACATGAAGAAGGAACAATAacaaaatttgatttaaaaaaattataggATGTCCCTGATGAAATTCTTCACGTGTTTAACATTTTCAGGAGATTAAAGTTTCATTAGAGAGTGTTGAGTGTGACACGTTCACCACATTAAACATTATTCATGACTGCCGTAATATAACACAAGGAAATACAGACTTGTCACCAACCAAAAATAAGGGACAGCAGCTCACACTTACTGGTTTTCATTGCTTCTGTGGCTTTTGTCactgttgttttctgtgtttcgTCCGTTGATGAGTTTGTGCTGGAGTCAGTGACACCCTAAACAGATGACGAATCATTGGGGCCCAGAGAGaatcaaaaatattatttaaatctaATTTCATACATTACAAAATTGCCAGAAGTGCTCAGAAGTGCTGACTATGTAATCTACACAGTTGACACTATAATGCAATCTCTGTGTATCACAAAGCAATGCCATTTCTGTTGTTAATTTATATCTATATTATATTGTATCTATCTGTCAGCGGCAGtaggaggtaaaaaaaaaacaacactccCTATATAGAGGTGTTCCATTCTACTTTTAGTCAACAATTTTTCTTACAGGTACAAAATCTTTCATTACAAACAGGCTGACAAAACAGTTTGAGATAAATATATGATCTTGTTGTGCAGGAACCTTAAGGAAACATCAGAGATCTTCAAATGCAAATTATGGCCTGGAAACTGTTCTAGCATTTTGCACTTCTACCTCTAAAGCTTCAAGTGCAACTCTTAAAATATGCTACTAAAAGAGCTGACAAAAAGACTAATTCAGACACAATCGTCAAACCATTATtcgtttgtttttaaataaaagcaaatcactttaattaaaaacagataTTTATATGTACAGATATCTTCCgaggtttaatttttttaccaCATCATAACATTCAAAATTCTATATCTTCTAATAAACAAACTATAAGACAAAACACTATCCAACTACAGCACCTTGtctaaaacatacaataaacaaGATAGGAAATGTTAAAGGTATATATCCCCTTctgttttacagtaagttattTCCTCAtctgtgctttttttctctGAGGAAGTGAGAATAGACTactgatgcagagaaagaattAAATCATATTTCACCATCTGAAAAAGTCCATCATTCTTATATCATGCAGATCTTTTTGTGTTCTTTACATACTGATATTTCAGGCCATGCTTTGAACATTCACTGCGGTTTCGGCTCTATAGTTTTCTTTTGTTGAGGGTAACTATCTGATCAAAAcggaaggttaaaaaaaacttaccaAAAGTAGGCTGAGGAAGACACACAGCAGCAAGTGGACTGAGGTGATTTTACAAGATAAAAGCTTCATCATTGTTCATTGAGCTACACCCACACAATGAGCTTGTTGAACTCCTTTGTTGTCTGAAGCTCCCCTTCAAGTTTCTATTTTCAGTACTGCCACTGGTGTGTTGGCAGTGAATGTCCTCGTGCCACGGCTGACGTAGTCCAGTATTAACTTTATTCCTGTGGTGTTGACTTTTAATTCTTAACCATGTCCTCCTTCTGTAATCGCTGGAGCCCTTTCATATTGGCAAGTGACTAAGTAAATAGCTGCTTCTCCTTTTGGCCTTGTACAACCACAGAGACCTTTGCCCCGCCTGTTACTTCCTTATTAACGGCCAAAGTGTGCCTGTTTTACATAATTATATGTGGTAATTGCTTTATGTATGCCATATGATTATTCTTACCAGTTTaatgtgtatgactgtgtgtgtacctttaaggtgtgtgtgtgttttaagtattttaaaatgttaatgtctTAGTTAAAATCACTGTCTACTGTCTTCAGATCGGCTGGTTTCACAGAGCAGTAGACTTGCTTTTAGTTTCTTTGTGCGGTCTCGGTAGTCAGTAATATTTATAGCTTTGCTTGTGGTTAACAGCTATAAGGAACTGCAGCCAGAAAAAAATCACCAACACACTTTGAACAGAACATGAAGTTACGATAGTGTTTATAGGGTCATATTATGGCACAGCAGGCAATACAGCTACTGGTTAATCAAAGAAAATGTTGTCCATTGGGGAAACATGAGGAAGTTCTCTTCATAAATGATCATAGTTTTCCTCTTATGCTTATTTTTCAAGATTTCATTCTTAAACAGAACAACTACTGTATAGTGAGCTAAGATATTGAGCATAACCagtgtttcttttaaaaagcatatTCATTCAACATTCATGcaaaattactttattttatatgtggCCCCTGTCTGCATGATCATTTCAAGACTCTACAATATTTATAAGtgaaaatcactttttttttgtttgttttaatctatACAAAccttaaaattcataattttttgTGGAATTCATCATTTCAGAGGAAACCTCTTATAGTGATCACATCTGTTCGGGTCAAATTGATCACTATGAGTGGACAACTTGATTACAATAAGTGActtatttaaacagcatttttataAGAATTATTATGTCCCAAACTTTTTTGATCATTATAGGTTTCCACTGTACCAAAAAATAAGCCTTATAAAATCTACTTTACAAAATAGATTTCACTAATTACTTTGGTGAAGGAAGTCTTTGTATACAGAAAAAAAGTCTTATCACTATAAATTTTGTGGCTCTGGCCATTCTAACAGAGAACGACCTCAAACCTTAATGCAACACAAAAATCATACAATTCAGTGATTATTTTAAGTACTAGGTCATATCTTTATACATCTAGATAAATGCCTGTATTTATTCTGCTTGGCATTTCTATGAGTGCAAAACTAAATCTTTTGTCCCTTAATTAGTCCTTTTCTCCTGGACTGATGCTAAAAAGCTCATCCATGCCTTCTGTCACAACTGTTTCAATTCCCTCCTGTTTGGTCCACCCTTCAAGATTCTCAACATATAGCAGCATGTGCACTGCAATTGTGCCACCAGTCCACCCACTCCTGCCACCACACCACCCCCCACTCCAGGCATCCACTGGCTTCCCATCCACTGCAGGACTTAGTTTAACCCTGCCTGCTGCTCACATACATATACAGGCTTTTGAAATAAAGACGTCCCCATGTATGAAGATCTGCTTGCCAAACAGTGTCTGCTTACCATCATCACGcttcatttctgttttgatgaCTAAGCAGCCTATTATAAGAAATGTGTTAGTTACAGTATTATGGCTCATGGCTGTTATGGCTGTTTAGGTTGGGTTGAACATACAATCTAggtcaggggttttcaaagtgagaGGCGGTTCTCCCCAGGGAGGCTCAGTGAGaagaagtgaaacaatattcaTTAGtaatcaaaaggagatcacatataATATCCTACATGTGTGATgttgagagttcagagatagaGTAGTTGTGGGGAACTGTTTTGCCCACTTTATCAGAgacttttttaatgtgtttggtGTAGTCTTAAGTTATGTCAAACATCAATATTAGGCAatcttggctcaattgttgagtgtctataggatcaaataacataatcCTGATCCCACAGGCATCCAGGAAGTGGAGTGAAACTAAGCAGTTCAACTAAGGGGGCACCAAGCTTTGTTTGTAGTGAGGCTCACCACAgtctcacactttgaaaacctcttaTCTAGGTTGAACACCCACATTGTCTGATGTATGTCATGCGTCTCCAACACATGAGGGGGCAGTAGAGATGCATAGAGAATAAAACACAAAGCGAGCTAACGCTAGCAGGTGTGTGCAAACAACAAGATAAAGCCAGCTAACTTACAATACTGGCAGCGTGGAGTAGATTTACCCTCACAGAGCAAGTGAGTAACGAAAAACAAAGGTGCCATTAACCTGTAGTATAGTAATTCAACTTTATCCACAGTCAGGCCTGGCTAACTAACATGGCATACATGTCTGTTAACTAATGTTTAGTTAATGCCAACTTATCCAAACATTCCGCATTGCAACGTAGGCTAGAGGGCTACTTCTTGTGCTTTCAACAAACGAGCTAACGTCGGAGCTTCTGACGTTAACGTCAGCGTTTGTTGTCTGCTTTTGAACTAACGTTAAGGTTATCAAGCTAACAACCTATGCTAACGATAGCGTAAGGGTCTAAACACCTGGCTAGAAACGTTAACGTACATCCTACTTGAACTCCGTTTACATATTTACAGATGACGACAGTGTGACTGGTGTTTTGCTGAAGCCCTTAAATATTGGTTGCAACAAAGAAGTGCAGAACTCTTGGTAAGGGACTTCGGAGGGCGAGTAGACAAAGCCAAGTTAGCTGGCTGAGAAAGGAAAGGTGTGTATTTTTCATCCGGGATGTTTTCTGTTACAAAACGGGATATCTATCTCTCTGAAGTTAAGTAATCGCTTTATTTAAACTGCTGTTGGTTCGCTctaatattatttttctttctttttagaAATGCAgtctgtaataaaacaaaacttccATTCGGAGACCGAGGGAGACATCAACAAACTCGTCAACCTCAAGCTCAATACATCCTACACCTACCTTGCTCTGGTATGACTTCTGTTACGGTAACATTAACCCACAgctgtatattttttatatttttattttttttgcattcatATAAAACAATAGATAGCGGTCTGTTTTCTAAGAATCTTCTTTCTTATCCCCTAAATTACTGGGTTTCTCTCGTCTCTATAGGGGATGTATTTTGACAGGGATGATGTTGCCTTGCCGAAGTTCTCCAGCTTTTTCCTGGAGCTCTCGGTGAAAGAGAGGGAACAGGCTGAGAAGCTGCTGGAATATCAGAACATGAGAGGAGGGCGAATTCTGCTTCAGACCATTGCCGTAAGTCCAGTTCTTTTGGTTGGGGGCATTATTAAGATTGGTATATTTCTTGGTGCATATGTTTATCCAAGTATCAACTTTCTGTTGTAGAAACCAAGCAGAGAAGATTGGAGAGGTGGTCTGGATGCAATGTCATTTTCCCTGGACTGCCAGAAGTCCGTAAACACATGTATCCTTGATGTGCACCGCAGAGCTGGCACCCACAACGACCCTCACGTAAGTCTGGCATTGTTGGATAGATTTATCTGCCACTTGTTCTAAGGCTGTTGTTTAGCTGTGAGATGTGAACATGAAAAAAATCCCAGATCCTACAGCCATGTGTTTAGTCTATTAAATATTAACTTTGTCTTAATATGTTACTTATTCAACTACATTTGAAATCAGTGTCTTACATCTTAATGTTACTTCTTTTGCAGCTGTGTGACTTCCTCGAGCAGCATTTCCTTACCGACAGCCACGACACCATCAAGAAGCTGGGCGATTACATTGGCAGTCTGACCCGCATCACCGCGTCTGAGACACACGGTGCTATGGGAGAATACCTCTTTGATAAACACACTCTGTAAAGGTCACAGCAGTACAGACACAAGCTCCACATTTCAAAAGACAAATGTTCCCTCAGAATACGTTCATCTTCTCCGTTAAGAAAATTATTCAATGCCTTCACAGTTTACAAGAAACTTCACTCTTGTAAGTTTAaagcaaaataacagaaaataccTCTATTTTACTTGAAAGccacagtggggggaaaaaaatgttctCACTAATATGgtgctaaaaacaaacattttctaaGCTATTAAAATGGTCACTTGTTCAAACCGACTCCTTTGTATCATGTTATGCATTCCAGCATGTCAGAGGTTTTAACCTtcataaatattgtttaatgcATACCATTGAGTCAAACTACTTTATTTGAAGAGTTTAGAATATCACTGAAACATTGAATAAAGGCAGATTAAGACAAAATtggttttgtcttttatttttatttttctccaacCAGTTTCAACAGTTAAACTCTATGTCCAGTTGTCCAGACAGATCAGTCATTTCATGTGTCATGAAGTCTAAACATACTGTCTGTACTTTCCCTAATGTCATGTCTGCACCTAGAGAACACTGTAAAAGATATCAGTGGGACTTTGCTTACTCACTGTTGGGTGGGAGCTTAATGTTAAACGTTAAAGACAGCTTGTGGTTAAAAATGCCCATGCTGCTGCTTAGTAAATGGCATGTTTCAGCAAAGATCAGATTCGCTTGCACTAGTTTGTCAAGGAGCGCACCACAACCAGGTGTATGTCTTAATTTACTGTTAGTGTGTCAGCTGGAGTGTACAGCGGCAACACACCcaaaatacatgaaacaaaTATTGTATTGTGAGAAAACATTGGATAAATTCTtgatttttttaacagtgtttacTAAACATAAGGGTATAATTTAAATGGTCTCTAGTAATATTGTGTATACTTAAAATCTGGAGGAGTGCCGGTATAGGGGAGAAAGGCCCTGTTAATTAGCTGAAAAGCCATTTTGTTTCCCTCTGCAGTTTAGTAGGTTTACTATTAGAGGAGGCTGTTGCATGTTGGCTTGGAGCCACTGTGATTTCCAGATGTAGCCGTGCAAACACGTGGCACCGTGCCTGGGGATTACTGTTCACAGCGCTCTAAATACGGATCTGTGTTTTCTACAGTAAAATGGTAAGCCAAGGGATGGTGTGGATAGAATATCCACACTCAGTGAAAGTTGTTGGTAGTTTGACGAATGACTGCGAGGGCAGCTATGCTGAGGGGATTAGTGAACCACTACAATCTCTTCAGTCTAATGGATCAACACAAACACCACTGCCATTTCTCATCGGTCTAATGAACGGTCAGTTTTCCTACTCAAAAATAGAATCCTTAAATTGTTGAACATGTGTGAATGCTGTAACAATGGAGTAGATATATAATAAAAGGTAACCGTTGCTCTTCAGGCAGAGACATAAAGCAACAGATGTGTTGTCAGCATTCTAATATCGGGAGGAGGGGTAAAGGGGGATTAAATCACAACACTGCTCCAGAGATTTGCCAGCGCTTTAGCTTTGATGGAAAGGGTTGCAGGGAGCCTGCTAGACAGAGTCTGCAGCATACAGAAGAAATGATGGGCATGTGAGGGCTGCAACAGGCCAAAGGGGAAGCAGCAACAAATACACTTTGAACCAGAAGTTGCTCCAAAGCTCATTCGGTATAGAGGGAATTAAAGGAGCTTATCACAAGGTAAGGTAAATATGCATAAGATTTCAAACATTTCTGTTATGATTAAGTGCAACAGCACAACACTGCAAGAGATACAAAACCAGTGGGAAAAAGCTAGACTATTTGAATTGAGTTTTTTTAATGATGATATAACATTTGGTTTTTGACATATCCACCTTAAAGGACTGGTTAATCTATTGGCTGGTTATTTTGATTTGAATGATTTGCCTATGCTTACCTATGAATCTGAACAGAATCACCAACCTCTACTAAATGGCTGAGAGTTTCCTATAAATGTCAATAGACACAGataatgttttaatgtcatTCATCTTTCTCTAGCAGCTGCAATTAGACAAATGTGACAATTGCTTCTGAGAAAGTTCTGTGAttccaacaaaaaaatatttttaatagtccagaataaatgttttatgaaatacaaataaaagaTCTGTGTTTTCCTTCAATCTTGGCCATAGTCCAGCATGTAACCTTCGAAATACCTTAATAAATTATTCTAGAAAACTCGCCATTGGAGGAAAACATGACGGAGACCAACCCCTTTTTATTTAGGCTTTGAAGATCTGGGATTTTGGATTAATATTGTAGCGCCACAGTTTAATCTAGTTACATGCAGAGTCAGTGACGAGAGAAAAATGGGGATGGGAAAAACGGGGGAGTGAAAGCGGAGGGTTGTGGGGTGGGGgagaagacagagaaaatgagagTAACAGAGGGATTAGGGTCAGCCATGTTAAGCATCTGGCTTAGAGATGTCCCATGCTCTTGCAACGCATGAACACAGGGATTACACAGCGTACATACGAAGTTGTGTCATCTCTCACTGTAGGGGCCAGCATGACAGAGAACATAACAAACCAACACCACATGAATAACTTCACTGATGTCTGCTGTTTTGACAGCTGACATGAGGTTGGCCAGTGTCCGGGTCCGGGCCCAGAGGGCTGCAGAGCCGTCTGAACCAGAGCCAGAGGAAGCAACAGAGCCCGTTCACCATGAGCACTCCCATACGGAACATCATGAGCACTCGCATACAGAACACCATGAGCACTCCCACACAGAACATCACCCTGGCCATGACTACAACCACATGAAGGAGAAGTTCA contains these protein-coding regions:
- the LOC123982661 gene encoding receptor-type tyrosine-protein phosphatase H-like isoform X4, whose product is MMKLLSCKITSVHLLLCVFLSLLLGVTDSSTNSSTDETQKTTVTKATEAMKTTPHNSEEFKSVGQNETSITLQWKKVNGILNYVLEFNGKVINVTASEGQEHVTHTIMELTSGTKYDFILFTVFENVRSSGVNITAGTAPHNSEEFKSVGQNETSITLQWKKVNGILSYIIFFNGSKINVTASDGQEHVTHTIVELTSGTKYDFSLFTVFENVRSSGVNITAVTAPRNSEEFKSVGQNETSITLQWKKVNGILSYIIFFNGSKINVTASDGQEHVTHTIVELTSGTKYDFSLFTVFENVRSSGVNITAVTAPRNSEEFKSVGQNETSINLQWKKVNGTLSYIILFNGSEINVIASERQEHVTHTIIELTSGTKYDFILFTVFENVRSSGVNITAVTAPRNSEEFKSVGQNETSINLQWKKVNGTLSYIILFNGSEINVTASDGQEHVTHTIIELTSGNKYNFSLFTVFENVRSSGVNITAVTVPTMVALVNVTERSVTSITLQWNVDVGKNWNYILQINGETFQVHQDGSLNVVSQSSQSLQPGTEYAFSVTTVFSGLNSTPYKGFIVTAIDCTNVSWHVTNSSIQGVIEGLFSNATATNKSETHVSPGGRNVSFSGLYPGATYTVSLVYERNSTRFQQCSHNLTIIPPDLSAHCEYWAAGYSVFIVWNKPAGVWTSVEVNVTGKTHKVENGEQHIKISGFLPARTYEVSLASLSGTVRSYKPIVFSCPTDPRGVIAGSVFAVLLFCLLVGLIVLIMLKRPDIISRRKLFIGGSILSNKKCIAIPVTKFPDHFYQLSADENRGFSEEYENLIPVGTEQTRKEAVLPENKARNRFNNVLPYDWCRVKLTTSNSNGTSDYINANYMPGYNSNREYIATQGPLPSTVNDFWRMIWEQRVKRIVMVTNCTEGGRTKCEQYWPADSRPCLHGELLVTITSVQQEPNWTLREFRMKHRNTSEERTVKHFHFTAWPDHGVPQGTEVLIQFRGLVRQHIEKEGTGAPTVVHCSAGVGRTGTIIALDVLLQQLGKERAVDINGFVHKMRLCRPYMVQTESQYVFLHQCIMDSLQAHDKLEENIYENSDMIYANATALREFHSNT
- the LOC123982661 gene encoding receptor-type tyrosine-protein phosphatase H-like isoform X5, which encodes MMKLLSCKITSVHLLLCVFLSLLLGVTDSSTNSSTDETQKTTVTKATEAMKTTPHNSEEFKSVGQNETSITLQWKKVNGILNYVLEFNGKVINVTASERQEHVTHTIVELTSGTKYDFSLFTVFENVTSGGVNITAVTAPRNSEEFKSVGQNETSITLQWKKVNGILSYIIFFNGSKINVTASDGQEHVTHTIVELTSGTKYDFSLFTVFENVRSSGVNITAVTAPRNSEEFKSVGQNETSINLQWKKVNGTLSYIILFNGSEINVIASERQEHVTHTIIELTSGTKYDFILFTVFENVRSSGVNITAVTAPRNSEEFKSVGQNETSINLQWKKVNGTLSYIILFNGSEINVTASDGQEHVTHTIIELTSGNKYNFSLFTVFENVRSSGVNITAVTVPTMVALVNVTERSVTSITLQWNVDVGKNWNYILQINGETFQVHQDGSLNVVSQSSQSLQPGTEYAFSVTTVFSGLNSTPYKGFIVTAIDCTNVSWHVTNSSIQGVIEGLFSNATATNKSETHVSPGGRNVSFSGLYPGATYTVSLVYERNSTRFQQCSHNLTIIPPDLSAHCEYWAAGYSVFIVWNKPAGVWTSVEVNVTGKTHKVENGEQHIKISGFLPARTYEVSLASLSGTVRSYKPIVFSCPTDPRGVIAGSVFAVLLFCLLVGLIVLIMLKRPDIISRRKLFIGGSILSNKKCIAIPVTKFPDHFYQLSADENRGFSEEYENLIPVGTEQTRKEAVLPENKARNRFNNVLPYDWCRVKLTTSNSNGTSDYINANYMPGYNSNREYIATQGPLPSTVNDFWRMIWEQRVKRIVMVTNCTEGGRTKCEQYWPADSRPCLHGELLVTITSVQQEPNWTLREFRMKHRNTSEERTVKHFHFTAWPDHGVPQGTEVLIQFRGLVRQHIEKEGTGAPTVVHCSAGVGRTGTIIALDVLLQQLGKERAVDINGFVHKMRLCRPYMVQTESQYVFLHQCIMDSLQAHDKLEENIYENSDMIYANATALREFHSNT